DNA from Phragmites australis chromosome 16, lpPhrAust1.1, whole genome shotgun sequence:
tatagttaaaAATAGTCTAAATGAGCTCCATATGTGAGCCACCATATCACTCATCATGTAACTTCAGAGAACTGCTATAGGAAATTGATTATTTACCAATTTTCCTGTAATTTGGCACTTAGAATTTACCATTACAGTGCGCTACaacgaaaaaataaaattagatataGTAATATTAAGTATAAATTTAAAGTATGAAGATGTGTATATCCTACGAGAGAATACGTCATGATTTAAGATAGAATCTAAAAAGATAATAAAATTATcagctaatttttttaaaaaaaataatttatgtttttaaggaaaaatagattttatatGCATAATCGGTAATGAGACAAAGCTGACTGAAAGACAAGGTTAGTGACAAAAGTAGCAAGTGTATCTGTTCGTTTACTCATGTCTCTCTTTTCTTTACCAAATCATGGTACAGAGTAAATAGAAAAGGCCTGCTTGCGCTGCTGCTGTGCTCTGGTGAGAGAGGGAGCAAGAGAGAGCAGGAAACCGAGAGGAGATCAGGATTGAGGATGATGCTTGTGTCCAGGCAGAGGGAGTTGTGATACCTGCCCAGAGATATTTCTGTTCACGATCACGAGTGTCCAAACGGTTATGAGCTCAGTAGGCAAGAGAGAAGAAAGCTAGTTAGTTTTTGGTGTTGGTTTGTACTGgtacatttattttttttcatttattttcttgaaTTTCTCTAGTGGTCTAAAAGTTATCTAAAATTTCTTTAACTTTTTCTGAATAAATTAGAGCTCActtcaacccattttaactagtttgacaAAAAGACTGAGCCAAACAtcaattaaaattcttcaaagttgtaattttttaacttattttaatttttaaggcttcaatttaattctcaaaaatttgagaaattcattaatattcttcatatgtatggaataatttttaaaattaattccAACCCTATTCTGCATGGTaattttgtgagttccttcaTAATGTATCacttaatattaattttaaccatttatgtttaatttaaattgcatgttaaaaatttctcaaaacaattaaatatgatgctaatgatgctcatgagtgcttaatgacatgtttaagaatttgggatgtTACAGCCTGCAAGGTCATCCTTGTAGCATTTAATACTATGGGACGGGGCACTATATTTCTGTACCGATCACGACTTTGCTCGCCggaagaaaaatatttgattggatgatattaaatgagattagactAATTAGAAAAGTACTTGTCCCGCGACCAGCCCATTTGTCTGGCCGTCCTGCAAATCTTGTCCCATCCATCGAACGGCACCACACCTGCCTACACGCatgctacgggatggggcaCATTCTACATCGGTCACGACTTTGCTTACCGGAAGGAGGTGTttggagaagaaaaatagttgaGTGGATGtcattaaatgagattagactAGTTAGGTGGGTACCTGTCTCACGACCAGTAAGGGCTAGTCGTGAGATTTCCTTCTGCAATCAGGTAACTAGTCACGTGGTGAGACCACAGTCTTGATAATATCTACTGTCAGCCGGTATTTGCCGATGTAAACCCCTAATAGGGCATCCTTATTTTTTACACCGACGTAAATGATTTTGTATAAGATATCATGTTGAAGCCTGTCTGGAGaccaaaaaaaaaggggggggggggcggggaaGAGCATGTCATGTTCAAGTGTTTAAAGATGAGATTAATGGTGGGAATGCATGGGATCAGAttgttagaccatctccaatcatattttctttattttgtttccttCCCAATTCTTTTTCCCGTttccattttctttattttctctcatcttcaacagcttcccttcgaggggaatcacgAAGGGAAAGTAGAGATAATCCtattctgaagggaatgactctaAGAATTCCTTCGTGATGGgaatcgtgaaggaaaaccgttgaatCGCTAAAAGAAATGACTTCGAGAATCCTTTCGTAACAAAAACCGTTAAGTGAAATCGTtgaagataaaaatctcttgggCATAGTCTTAATGGGTGTACACTACAGCCAGCTAAACTTCTAGACTCAACATTAGTGTCCACCCATTATCGCACTATTAGTAGCAGGGTTAATCTTTTGTGGATGGGTGAGGCCCACATAGACAGCCATCTAGTGACGCTGGTGAGTCAAACGTGGCTGACACATGGGTCCCCACCCTCCCGCCGGACTCACATGCCAATGCGGCCACGAGCATCACTTCCTCCCTTCTCCAGCCATCCGATCCGTAACTATCAACGGCCTAAGGTGTGTGCATATCATATTTTGGAGGATAAAGAGCTCTGCTTTTCTAAACATGTATGGTGTTCTAGACGATGTTGTTGATATCGGAGTACACTTTTATAGAGTGTAAAAATGTGAAACTTCACCCATATGATTCCTAAGTAGGGAAGCTTACGGACATGTGTGACACCAGTTTATTGATTATTTGTTTGTACTATTGTTAATTGCATATTGGTTTAGTTACAACATTATCTTAGCTTCCACACATTATGTTGGTTTTGCTAATATCATATACCCGTTTGCTGAGTGTGATTTATCATACTTaatcttgcttgttgctataTTTTTTTGCATCATATAAAATATGGACTAAGTCGAGTGTAAAAAGGAAATGACTGGGCGTAGCAAGAACCTTAATTTAATATTTGTATTTCACTGGCATGTAAAATGTTCATCTTCATATAAAATACCTCTTAAATGTGAACAAAGGGTAGTAAAATGGTAACGATCCATTTCTCATCTCTATTTAATTATAGTCTTACATGGTTATAAGTTAATTTCTATAACAATATGACGGGTCTTGTTGGGGTCGTGACGGtaaagttaaaaaataatattagttGAAAAGTATTTTCACGACTAAAATTTACTATAGCAACAGTTTTTATGTATCAaatcttaatattttttaatatatttgtgATGAAAGCTATAAATGTTTGAATGCACGCATTCTTAATGGCATTTAGTTTAGAACACAGGGAGTATTTAACAATTTAATGGACACCCACGCCTAGCCAGCTATGCGAATCGGAAGCCAAAGGCAGGATGTTCATTCATAACTAGAACAAGGGACAAGGGCATTCACTCACAACTGATTAGAAATATTACTGCTACAGGCTGGATTTTGTATTGCGACAGTATGACATTTGGCTagcttaatttgtttttttagctCTAATTTGTTGTGCATATGGTGAATTGCAGCAAAAGTACGTAGgagatattttgtttcataaGTAACACTAGAAGAACCTGACTAGCCCTTCCCTTTCCCTCTTGTATCCTGCAATAATATGTATGTGGTGCAGTCATTGCACAGTGGACCGTGTTTCTGGGCATGATGAACAATCGTGACACGGTTGACGAGACGAATCGATCTCAACGGAGcgttatatttttgtttgtttacACCTTGAAAAGAGATTTCGCAATGCAATAATGTTTGAGACACCTAATTTACTGAAATAGTGTGGATTCCCCCATTTTCGTTCATTGAACTAGTTGCACGTTACAGAGATGTGGTAGTAACCCTTAGGGGCTAAAAACCATGAAATTGGTTTGCAAAAGCAGCGCagagaaaattctaaaaaatgagaaaaaaaaacaaggctAGCTAAATGCTTCCATTTTGAAGAGCCGCTTAAACAAGAATATCATTGCTAACAGATGGAGCGCAGCAAGGTAAGAACAATACGTAATGATCTTCATATAATAGGAGAAACATACAGCGAAGCGTTGTGATGTTATCTCCAAACCAAACAAAGCACGACgcgtccatgcatgcatgcatgaaacaagtagatcgagtaGGGCACATGCATTGGATGCTTTAGAAGGAGGGGCCGAGGATGGCGTGCCCGAACCCCTGCAGGTCGACTCCGGCGAATCCCGGAGTGGACTGCACGCCGACACCGAACGCACCGACGTCGAAGGCACCACCGGCAAGTTGGGCCGCTGGACGCCCCCTGCGGCCGACGAGCAGCGCGTCACGCAGTAGCTGGTCGGCGCTCGCCGCCACCGCGGCCTGCACGCCCATTAGTGCGGCTCCGAACGCAGCCAGGTCGTCATGGCCCATGGCGCACACCTCCGCGTCGATCCACGCCATCGCGGGGCTCCTCGCCGCGCGCTCCTTCCGCATCGTCTCGTCCGCGCGCTCCTGCCGCGTCTTCTCCGCCTCCAGCTGCGCGCGCAGCTCGCCGTGCTGGCGGTTCAGCTCGGAGACCGCCCGGTCCCCGGCGGAGGAGAGGCCGGCACCTGCATCAGGGGAGGAGGCGAGGAAGCGGTCGAGGATGGACTCGACGGAGGGGTGGCCGAAGGAGAAGGCCTTGCCGGCGGGGGAGAAGACGACAGCGGCGACCTCTGCGCCGCAGAGGATGGAGAGCTCGCTAGCCTTCTTGAAGAGCCCCGCGCGTCGCTTGGAGAAGCACACCTGCCGCGCCTCGTCGCTCTCGATGCGCCGGATCTCGATCTTCTGCCGCCCCATGCTCGGTCGCCGCGGAGCCATCGCTGCTACACCACACCTATGCACGCCGCCGATTGCTCGGATGAATGTAGCCTACACCTATGTACCTTCTATGAGTGCAAGCTGCCTAATTCGTTTGGTGGATCATAGCAGTTTCATCTTGGATATATATAGCAGCTAGGTGGATATAGAGGAGATGAGAATGTAACAAGTTTTGCCACGCTTCTTTGGAtccatatatgcatgcataggGGATTAACTTGCTGGTTATATATCGCATGCAAATGCAAATTGAAGGGTAGGGTGGTTAAAGAGCAAGCTTTTATTTTCGAAACGCAGAGAGAAAGCTGTTATTACCAGTCCTATTAGGACATCCATTAATCGACTATATTCATGGCCTTCTCATTCTATTGCTTCTAATTTGGAGGCAAGCATTTGTACTGGGctaattatatatattgatgCATGTTGGTGTATAATTGTATGTTGCAGTTTATATTTCTATCATAATCTCTCTGTAAACTCACATGATGTGTTGTGTTATAGAATATGATTTAAGAGCCAGTGGAGCAATGGTAATTGCTTGGCTTGGACAATAGATAATATGACGATTGAGCAGGTGAGACGAGGGGAGCCACAAGAACACGGTGGTGGATGTTTGGAATTAGTTCCCCTTACGGTCGCAAATCAGGAGGGCCATGAGTGTAGGACCCTAGATCCGGGTTTTAAATTAAATAGTTGATACGTATAATATATCAGTTGTAGTATCATAATTAAATTTTGAACATAATTATTAAAGTTACAGAGTAcaaaggtttacaaaccataccGAATATTACAAACGTGgccgagaggccaacaaaacacagcggaaaagcAAAAGTCCAAACCACAAACAGATTAGGGTGCGGGcgcgacttctaagactattcttcatccttgccttcacaTCCGGCGAAGTTAGCATCgacttcttcatctgaatgaacAACAAGAAtaagtacggaaggtactcagcaagccctatactaatTCAAGGTGTTTAATATATGCATAAAGGGGTGATTCAAgaataaggctttacggtttagttttaggcgtaaagtagtttatgcaggTGTCCAATTGTATTATCTATAATTGActttaaaacaatttaaaaagTCTAAAATCAGTTAAAAAGCTATATCTGGTGTTTTTCTCAATCTTGGGAGGGACTATACCTCACTCTGTAGTACCTTTTATCACATCGGGTGTATCTCTAGCACTACACAGATCCTGACGGATTCAGCCACCAATCTCATCACAAGGACATCTAgtctacacactcactcatcaagacacacgcaccagAGTCAAGTAAAAAAAGTTCTACCTTCGCATGttcatgaccgtggacacggctattcgaataggtttacactttgcagagattgtacaactttactcatacgatatgctcagcctccaaccgttgcaagcggaggagcgaatcataccgagacacttcaatcacctttcctgctggGTTTTTCTATGAGATTGTTGTACAACctatttcatgaattatttttctaaaggaaattCCGAGTTATTACGTAAGCGCTAACGTCACTGCTGACCGGGTTGTTGACTCGGCTCTGATCGGCTGACTGGACTGTCACGTCGGACAAAATCGCCCATGTGGCGCGCTGACTTAGCGGCTGACATGGCTCACATAATCCCAATCATCCAGGGGGACACGTGGCGCGATCTAATTGGCCCACGAAGGGGTACGGCTGGATCTAATCGTGGTCGTCTATGCCAGATCGGACAGTTGAGGTCGGGCCTAACTCTTATCCGGCGTGAGGGCGACAGGGGCGAGCTCGAGCGACGACGGAGGACGGTCGGAGGCGACGGAAATGGCGCGACGCAGCTCGGACATCGATGGTCATCGGGGATTGACGATGAACTCGTTTGACGGGTTGCAACACGTCgggggagctcgaggaggaTCGGCGATGGCGCTCAGGCTCGGCGGAGGTTCGGCGGTCGCAGGAGCTCAATTGCGGCAACGGAACTTGATGGAGATCGGTCGGGGACGTCGACGTGCGGACGGTGAACACGGGCAAAGGCTCGGGCGGCGTTGGGGAAGGCTGGAGTAGCTCGACGACGGTGACGGGGTGTggcggagctcggtggcggCGCAAGCGCTCTCGGGTGGAGGAAACTCGACGGGATGTGAGGCTTTGGGCGCGGTATGGTGAGAGGAGGTTCGATGGGTGGTTTGATTTGGATTATATAGACGCGGGTGGTGGTTACGGGATTCACGGATGTGGTTGAGGGCGGCGGCGATCTCGGGCGACCACTGTGGCGCTGTGCCAAGCGCGGGAGCAGTTGCGAAGACGGACGTCACATCAAGGCGCTGTCAGCGGCCGCCCCGGCACTGGACGAGTCGACGGCCGTGCACGCCCACGCCGCCAAACTCGGTCTGGACTGCGAGCGCACCGTCCGTAACGGCCTCATCGCGCTCTAACTCGCTTGCGGCGATCGCGCGGCCGTGCAGGTCCTGTTCGACTGGTTCCCGGGCGGCCGGGACGTGGTTTCCTGGACGGCCATGGTGACCGGGCACGCGAGGCTGGGGCTCTTCGACGAGGCTATGGAGATCTTCTTTGCCATGGAGGACGACTGCGGCGTGGCCGTCGAAGCGGTGGCCGCAGCCGCGGGGTTCGCGGCCTGCGCGGCGGTG
Protein-coding regions in this window:
- the LOC133895233 gene encoding agamous-like MADS-box protein AGL29 — encoded protein: MAPRRPSMGRQKIEIRRIESDEARQVCFSKRRAGLFKKASELSILCGAEVAAVVFSPAGKAFSFGHPSVESILDRFLASSPDAGAGLSSAGDRAVSELNRQHGELRAQLEAEKTRQERADETMRKERAARSPAMAWIDAEVCAMGHDDLAAFGAALMGVQAAVAASADQLLRDALLVGRRGRPAAQLAGGAFDVGAFGVGVQSTPGFAGVDLQGFGHAILGPSF